One Glycine max cultivar Williams 82 chromosome 4, Glycine_max_v4.0, whole genome shotgun sequence DNA segment encodes these proteins:
- the LOC100800254 gene encoding cell number regulator 6 isoform X1 produces the protein MEERKQSRYVKLTKDNVSMEDITPGELNQPIEVPQLAVHKCMECGQPLPESYTPPADEPWMTGIFGCTEDRENCLTGLFCPCVLFGRNVETLHEETPWTGPCICHAIFVEGGIALATATAIFNGFIVPGTSFLIFEGLFFTWWMCGIYTGQVRQNLQKKYHLENSPCDPCCVHCCMHWCALCQEHREMKGRLSDSFFPETTIVNAPPIQEMKSTDDKEHSETSSSANSKEHTGLELQVV, from the exons ATGGAGGAAAGGAAGCAATCGCGTTACGTGAAGCTGACTAAGGACAATGTTTCTATGGAAGATATCACGCCTGGTGAACTCAATCAGCCAATTGAGGTTCCTCAG TTGGCTGTTCACAAGTGCATGGAATGTGGGCAGCCATTACCTGAAAGCTATACACCTCCTGCTGATGAACCTTGGATGACTGGGATCTTTGGATGCACTGAAGATAGGGAAAATT GCTTGACAGGGCTGTTTTGTCCTTGTGTATTATTTGGGCGCAATGTAGAAACCTTGCATGAAGAAACTCCTTGGACTGGACCATGCATTTGTCATGCCATTTTTGTAGAGGGTGGCATTGCTCTGGCAACTGCAACTGCAATCTTTAATGGTTTCATTGTCCCAGGGACATCATTTCTCATTTTTGAGGGCTTATTTTTTACTTGGTGGATGTGTGGAATTTATACTGGTCAGGTTCGACAAAACTTACAGAAGAAGTATCACTTGGAG AACTCACCATGTGATCCATGTTGTGTGCACTGCTGCATGCACTGGTGTGCCTTGTGTCAAGAGCACAGGGAGATGAAAGGAAGGCTTTCTGACAGCTTTTTCCCTGAGACAACCATTGTAAATGCTCCTCCCATTCAAGAGATGAAGTCTACTGATGACAAGGAACACTCTGAAACCTCTTCTTCTGCTAATAGCAAGGAGCATACTGGTTTGGAGTTACAGGTTGTATAG
- the LOC100800254 gene encoding cell number regulator 6 isoform X2 yields MEERKQSRYVKLTKDNVSMEDITPGELNQPIEVPQLAVHKCMECGQPLPESYTPPADEPWMTGIFGCTEDRENWLFCPCVLFGRNVETLHEETPWTGPCICHAIFVEGGIALATATAIFNGFIVPGTSFLIFEGLFFTWWMCGIYTGQVRQNLQKKYHLENSPCDPCCVHCCMHWCALCQEHREMKGRLSDSFFPETTIVNAPPIQEMKSTDDKEHSETSSSANSKEHTGLELQVV; encoded by the exons ATGGAGGAAAGGAAGCAATCGCGTTACGTGAAGCTGACTAAGGACAATGTTTCTATGGAAGATATCACGCCTGGTGAACTCAATCAGCCAATTGAGGTTCCTCAG TTGGCTGTTCACAAGTGCATGGAATGTGGGCAGCCATTACCTGAAAGCTATACACCTCCTGCTGATGAACCTTGGATGACTGGGATCTTTGGATGCACTGAAGATAGGGAAAATT GGCTGTTTTGTCCTTGTGTATTATTTGGGCGCAATGTAGAAACCTTGCATGAAGAAACTCCTTGGACTGGACCATGCATTTGTCATGCCATTTTTGTAGAGGGTGGCATTGCTCTGGCAACTGCAACTGCAATCTTTAATGGTTTCATTGTCCCAGGGACATCATTTCTCATTTTTGAGGGCTTATTTTTTACTTGGTGGATGTGTGGAATTTATACTGGTCAGGTTCGACAAAACTTACAGAAGAAGTATCACTTGGAG AACTCACCATGTGATCCATGTTGTGTGCACTGCTGCATGCACTGGTGTGCCTTGTGTCAAGAGCACAGGGAGATGAAAGGAAGGCTTTCTGACAGCTTTTTCCCTGAGACAACCATTGTAAATGCTCCTCCCATTCAAGAGATGAAGTCTACTGATGACAAGGAACACTCTGAAACCTCTTCTTCTGCTAATAGCAAGGAGCATACTGGTTTGGAGTTACAGGTTGTATAG